A window of Rubricoccus marinus contains these coding sequences:
- a CDS encoding DUF4105 domain-containing protein: MRFARLLLLLVLAASGAAAQPGRNLDALLAPEADPTPALSDSARVSLLTMLPGEEVYSAWGHSAFRIQDPATGLDKTYNYGTFDFNQPGFVVRFLRGHLDYILDTAPFENEVYKYQLFERPMIEQVLDVSPQTVRDLYAALEENAKPENRAYRYDFVRDNCSTRLVDMLDLALAASGEASSGVALAPPAPGPDGEPRTFRDMLNAYTEASPWLHLGTNLGIGVPADEVPTPREATFLPLDLMRAFDDATVDGRPLVAARDTVFWVPPPPEASFPWPLALAWALLAIALGATLWMRRHLRSDRLRRWGARADGVLFALAGLAGVVLLLMWFASDHSVTEANLELLWLWPTHLLAAFGLARLGLSGLWRGYAALAAVATLAVVLLWWLWPEPMHAAGIPLALLLAFRAGVRAFRPDL; encoded by the coding sequence ATGCGATTCGCCCGCCTCCTGCTCCTCCTCGTGCTGGCCGCCTCTGGCGCCGCCGCCCAGCCCGGCCGCAACCTCGACGCGCTGCTCGCGCCAGAGGCCGACCCCACCCCGGCGCTCTCCGATAGCGCCCGCGTCTCGCTGCTCACGATGCTGCCCGGCGAGGAGGTCTACAGCGCCTGGGGCCACAGCGCGTTCCGCATCCAGGACCCGGCCACAGGCCTCGACAAGACGTACAACTACGGCACGTTCGACTTCAACCAGCCCGGCTTCGTCGTCCGCTTCCTGCGCGGCCACCTGGACTACATCCTCGACACGGCTCCGTTCGAGAACGAGGTGTACAAGTACCAGCTTTTCGAGCGCCCGATGATCGAGCAGGTGCTGGACGTCTCGCCGCAGACCGTCCGCGACCTCTACGCCGCGCTGGAGGAGAACGCGAAGCCCGAGAACCGCGCCTACCGCTACGACTTCGTGCGTGACAACTGCTCGACGCGGCTCGTGGACATGCTGGACCTCGCGCTCGCGGCCTCTGGCGAGGCCTCCTCTGGCGTCGCGCTCGCGCCGCCGGCGCCCGGCCCGGATGGCGAGCCGCGCACGTTCCGCGACATGCTGAACGCCTACACCGAGGCGAGCCCGTGGCTTCACCTCGGCACCAACCTCGGCATCGGCGTCCCGGCCGACGAGGTCCCCACGCCGCGAGAGGCCACGTTCCTCCCGCTCGACCTCATGCGCGCCTTCGACGACGCGACCGTGGACGGGCGCCCGCTCGTGGCCGCGCGCGATACGGTCTTCTGGGTCCCGCCGCCGCCAGAGGCCTCGTTCCCCTGGCCTCTGGCGCTCGCCTGGGCGCTGCTCGCGATCGCGCTCGGCGCGACGCTCTGGATGCGCCGCCACCTCCGCTCGGACCGCCTCCGCCGCTGGGGCGCCCGCGCCGATGGCGTGCTGTTCGCCCTCGCGGGGCTGGCCGGCGTGGTCCTGCTGCTGATGTGGTTCGCGAGCGACCACAGCGTGACCGAGGCCAACCTCGAACTCCTCTGGCTCTGGCCCACGCACCTCCTCGCCGCGTTCGGCCTCGCGCGGCTGGGGCTTTCTGGCCTCTGGCGCGGCTACGCCGCCCTCGCCGCCGTCGCC
- a CDS encoding DEAD/DEAH box helicase family protein, with protein sequence MTDPFASARFSGRWRPYQARVLAELDAHLEDERVHVVAPPGSGKTLVGLEAVVRMGRPALVLAPTLALREQWLDRFREHYGGGGSGERAVAEEAAASGVGAFGAAPRGHTSGVSLREGSASGEVRLSTDLLAPEALTVTTYQALHVAHTSSPEPLAAALRAAGIGTLVVDEAHHLRNAWWRTLDEVREALPGVHVVALTATPPYDVPAAEWGRYRSFCGAPDAEITTPELVRAGHLCPHLDAVHLSTPLAAEQAALDVFHEEAAEFADAFARGPFIDALAEHPWIAAPEAHADAIADDGPEWFVAALGLLRETGRDVAAPAAVLDLAPEDIPPLRMSVLSRILEGVLGPQAAVFDAALGPKSVRELGAELRRMGARVGSRVLLHRPPAVQKALGRSASKMEAVAEIVAFEAAHRENELRAVVLADRIHEEAWASGYAAQPRLGVAPLFSRLRELDAPAATVAALTGQFAAIPAFVLPALRRELEASGARGHLGDRLSAEPQATDRETLRVTLDGAGTGLVGPMTRLFARGEVRVLVGTVALLGEGWDSPQANVLVAASYAATFVQTGQMRGRVLRTDPAQPDKVSTVWHLACVEPGAEDGGPDLATLRRRFAAFAGPRDADPPRLETGLARLGLPSPPFASGDVRQTNARTYEAAVSLGRVRRLWRDAVGDEADGRRLRPALRVPRQRPPVSPRIQIRQRPWTHRYPTGWAAGAGALAAAGAGGLGIAPVLAMALWAGSLGLGGVAAVLAVVERVGRQRHREAVGENGLRLEAVGEAVLSALQTTGLVDARGAEVVVERVGDALDVRLDGADVASGEVFAAALADTIGEAGSPRYLLDCGGAFVPVPDVLGRKKALAETFLAAWTERVGPASLVFTRTPAGRRPLAAARARGAWGLGEIERVRRWG encoded by the coding sequence GTGACCGATCCGTTCGCTTCTGCCCGCTTCTCTGGCCGCTGGCGCCCGTACCAAGCGCGGGTGCTGGCGGAGTTGGACGCGCACTTGGAAGACGAGCGCGTGCACGTCGTCGCGCCGCCGGGCTCGGGCAAAACGCTGGTCGGGCTGGAGGCCGTGGTCCGGATGGGGCGCCCGGCGCTAGTCCTCGCGCCGACGCTCGCGCTGCGCGAGCAGTGGCTGGACCGCTTCCGCGAGCACTACGGGGGAGGGGGGAGTGGCGAGCGGGCAGTGGCCGAGGAGGCCGCGGCCTCTGGCGTGGGGGCCTTTGGCGCGGCACCGCGCGGACACACCAGCGGTGTGTCCCTACGGGAGGGATCGGCCTCTGGCGAGGTTCGCCTCTCGACGGACCTTCTGGCGCCAGAGGCCCTGACGGTCACGACGTACCAGGCGCTCCACGTCGCGCACACGTCCAGCCCCGAGCCTCTGGCAGCGGCGCTGCGCGCGGCGGGGATCGGCACGCTCGTCGTGGACGAGGCGCACCACCTGCGCAACGCGTGGTGGCGCACGCTGGACGAGGTCCGCGAGGCGCTGCCGGGCGTCCACGTCGTCGCGCTGACGGCGACGCCACCGTACGACGTGCCCGCGGCGGAGTGGGGCCGCTACCGCTCCTTCTGCGGCGCGCCCGACGCCGAGATCACGACGCCCGAACTCGTCCGCGCCGGCCACCTCTGCCCGCACCTCGACGCCGTGCACCTCTCGACGCCTCTGGCGGCGGAGCAAGCTGCGCTCGACGTGTTCCACGAGGAGGCCGCGGAGTTCGCGGACGCGTTCGCCAGAGGCCCGTTTATCGACGCGCTCGCGGAGCATCCGTGGATCGCGGCGCCAGAGGCCCACGCCGACGCCATCGCGGACGACGGGCCGGAATGGTTCGTGGCCGCGCTGGGCCTCTTGCGCGAGACCGGGCGCGATGTAGCCGCGCCAGCGGCGGTCCTGGACCTCGCGCCAGAGGACATCCCGCCGCTGCGCATGAGCGTGCTGAGCCGCATTCTGGAGGGCGTCCTCGGGCCACAGGCCGCGGTGTTCGACGCGGCGCTGGGCCCGAAGTCGGTGCGCGAGTTGGGCGCCGAGCTCCGCCGCATGGGCGCGAGGGTGGGCTCGCGCGTGCTCCTGCACCGGCCGCCGGCCGTGCAGAAGGCGCTGGGGCGGAGCGCGTCGAAGATGGAGGCCGTGGCGGAGATCGTGGCGTTCGAGGCAGCGCACCGTGAGAACGAGCTGCGCGCCGTTGTCCTGGCCGACCGCATCCACGAGGAGGCGTGGGCGTCAGGCTACGCCGCGCAGCCGCGCCTGGGCGTCGCGCCGCTGTTCTCGCGCCTTCGCGAACTGGACGCACCCGCGGCGACCGTCGCGGCGCTGACCGGGCAGTTCGCCGCCATCCCGGCCTTCGTGCTTCCCGCGCTGCGGCGCGAACTGGAAGCCTCTGGCGCGAGAGGCCACCTAGGTGACCGCCTGAGCGCCGAGCCTCAGGCGACGGACCGCGAGACGCTCCGCGTCACGCTCGACGGCGCTGGAACGGGCCTCGTCGGGCCGATGACGCGGCTGTTCGCCCGCGGTGAGGTCCGTGTGCTCGTCGGGACCGTCGCGCTGCTGGGCGAGGGGTGGGACTCGCCCCAAGCCAACGTGCTCGTGGCTGCGTCCTACGCGGCCACGTTTGTGCAGACGGGCCAGATGCGCGGGCGCGTGCTCCGCACCGATCCCGCCCAGCCGGACAAGGTCAGCACCGTCTGGCACCTCGCGTGCGTGGAGCCCGGCGCCGAGGACGGCGGCCCGGATCTCGCGACGCTCCGGCGCCGCTTCGCCGCCTTTGCCGGCCCGCGCGATGCCGACCCGCCACGCCTCGAAACGGGCCTCGCGCGCCTGGGCCTCCCATCGCCGCCGTTCGCCTCTGGCGATGTGCGGCAAACCAACGCGCGCACTTACGAGGCCGCCGTCTCGCTCGGCCGCGTGCGGCGCCTCTGGCGCGACGCCGTGGGAGACGAGGCCGACGGGCGGCGCCTCCGGCCCGCGCTCCGCGTTCCGCGCCAGAGGCCTCCCGTCTCGCCGCGCATCCAGATCCGCCAGAGGCCCTGGACGCATCGCTACCCGACGGGCTGGGCCGCTGGCGCCGGAGCCCTCGCCGCGGCGGGCGCCGGCGGTCTCGGCATCGCGCCCGTTCTCGCGATGGCGCTCTGGGCCGGCAGCCTCGGGCTGGGCGGCGTGGCCGCCGTTCTCGCCGTCGTGGAGCGCGTCGGGCGCCAGAGGCACCGCGAGGCCGTGGGCGAGAATGGCCTTCGCCTGGAAGCCGTCGGCGAGGCCGTCCTGAGCGCGCTCCAAACGACGGGCCTCGTGGACGCCAGAGGCGCGGAGGTTGTGGTGGAGCGCGTGGGCGACGCGCTCGACGTGCGGCTGGACGGCGCCGACGTGGCCTCTGGCGAGGTCTTCGCCGCGGCGCTCGCGGACACCATCGGCGAGGCCGGCTCGCCGCGCTACCTGCTGGATTGCGGCGGCGCGTTCGTGCCGGTCCCGGACGTGCTCGGGCGGAAGAAAGCGCTCGCTGAGACGTTTCTGGCCGCGTGGACGGAGCGCGTCGGCCCGGCCTCACTCGTGTTTACGCGCACCCCGGCCGGGCGGCGGCCTCTGGCGGCGGCGCGGGCGCGCGGTGCATGGGGTCTGGGCGAGATCGAACGCGTGCGCCGGTGGGGATGA
- the nth gene encoding endonuclease III, giving the protein MTRKEKARLVLDRLSQYIPQPETELDFGSEFQLLIAVILSAQCTDKRVNMVTPALFEAYPTARAMAEAEAEDIFPFIASVSYPNNKAKALAKTARMLRDEYGGEVPREHAELVKLAGVGRKTANVVVQVAFGEAAIAVDTHVFRVANRIGLVKDQPTPLAVEKGLRRVLPREEWGEAHHLFILHGRYTCEARAPKCDRCPLTDLCDYYAKLQALPDDVPGLDAKKGRYWSKTTGRYFDEPATKTDRYGVEQLCEPSTGSMNLFDAKTGRTTKKVRDYRV; this is encoded by the coding sequence GTGACCCGGAAAGAGAAAGCCCGCCTCGTCCTCGACCGCCTCTCCCAGTACATCCCGCAGCCCGAGACCGAGCTCGACTTCGGGAGCGAGTTCCAGCTCCTGATCGCCGTCATCCTCTCGGCGCAGTGCACGGATAAGCGCGTGAACATGGTCACGCCCGCGCTGTTCGAGGCGTACCCCACGGCCCGGGCCATGGCGGAGGCCGAGGCGGAGGACATCTTCCCGTTTATCGCGTCGGTCTCGTACCCCAACAACAAGGCGAAGGCGCTCGCCAAGACCGCCCGCATGCTGCGCGACGAGTACGGCGGCGAGGTCCCGCGCGAGCACGCCGAGCTCGTCAAGCTCGCGGGCGTGGGGCGCAAAACGGCCAACGTCGTGGTGCAGGTGGCCTTTGGGGAGGCCGCCATCGCGGTGGACACGCACGTCTTCCGCGTTGCCAACCGGATTGGCCTCGTCAAGGACCAGCCGACGCCTCTGGCGGTGGAGAAGGGGCTCCGCCGCGTGCTCCCGCGCGAGGAGTGGGGCGAGGCGCACCACCTGTTCATCCTCCACGGCCGGTACACCTGCGAGGCGCGCGCGCCGAAGTGCGACCGCTGCCCCCTGACGGACCTCTGCGACTACTACGCGAAGCTCCAGGCACTCCCGGATGACGTCCCGGGCCTGGACGCGAAAAAGGGCCGCTACTGGTCCAAGACCACCGGCCGTTACTTCGACGAGCCCGCCACGAAGACCGACCGCTACGGCGTGGAGCAGCTCTGCGAGCCGTCGACGGGCTCAATGAACCTCTTCGACGCCAAGACCGGCCGCACGACTAAGAAAGTCCGCGACTACCGCGTCTGA
- a CDS encoding SEL1-like repeat protein produces the protein MRLAFCLFLLVASGCETQRDWTQEDWISHWEQQAERGDRDAKFRLAFERFVDGDTAGVADEFEALAREDNLDAIGMLAYMYRDGDGVEQDYERSAYWLERAARLGSERHARDLAAYRARSAPGASGVNEARTAPEAQTR, from the coding sequence ATGCGCCTCGCGTTCTGCCTCTTCTTGCTCGTGGCCAGCGGCTGCGAGACCCAACGCGACTGGACGCAGGAGGACTGGATCTCCCACTGGGAGCAGCAAGCCGAGCGCGGGGACCGGGACGCGAAGTTCCGGCTCGCGTTCGAGCGCTTCGTCGATGGAGACACCGCCGGGGTCGCCGACGAGTTCGAGGCCCTCGCCCGCGAGGACAACCTGGACGCCATCGGGATGCTCGCCTACATGTACCGCGACGGCGACGGCGTGGAGCAGGACTACGAGCGCTCCGCCTACTGGCTCGAACGCGCGGCCCGCCTCGGCAGCGAGCGGCACGCGCGCGACCTCGCGGCCTATCGCGCGCGCTCTGCGCCAGGGGCCTCTGGCGTGAACGAGGCCCGCACGGCGCCAGAGGCTCAGACGCGGTAG
- the mscL gene encoding large conductance mechanosensitive channel protein MscL yields MSLLSDFKSFALRGNLIDLAIGFTVGAAFTTVAQSLVDDLLMPPLGILLGTTDFSDYYWLLQEGEGAPGPYDTIQAAQEAGAVTLNYGAFLTNVLTFLIVALAVFVIVRLVMRASRAVQDEFGETEDESTPETKKCAYCREAVPFKASRCSHCTSFLGTDGGPLQPDAALTPGRPPEDTALPASGA; encoded by the coding sequence GTGTCTCTGCTCTCCGACTTCAAGTCGTTCGCCCTCCGTGGCAACCTCATCGACCTCGCCATCGGCTTCACCGTCGGCGCCGCGTTCACCACCGTCGCGCAGTCCCTCGTGGACGACCTGTTGATGCCGCCGCTTGGCATCCTGCTCGGGACGACGGACTTCTCGGACTACTACTGGCTGCTCCAGGAAGGCGAGGGCGCGCCGGGGCCGTACGACACCATCCAGGCCGCGCAAGAGGCCGGGGCGGTGACGCTGAACTACGGGGCGTTCCTCACCAACGTGCTCACGTTCCTCATCGTCGCCCTCGCGGTGTTCGTCATCGTTCGGCTCGTGATGCGCGCCAGCCGCGCGGTGCAGGACGAGTTCGGCGAGACCGAGGACGAGAGCACGCCGGAGACGAAGAAGTGCGCCTACTGCCGCGAGGCCGTCCCGTTCAAGGCCAGCCGGTGCTCGCACTGCACCTCGTTCCTGGGCACCGACGGCGGCCCGCTCCAGCCCGACGCCGCGCTCACGCCCGGCCGCCCGCCAGAGGACACAGCTCTCCCAGCCTCTGGCGCATGA